The proteins below are encoded in one region of Bremerella sp. P1:
- a CDS encoding cupin domain-containing protein, which produces MDVTNLFRDLPESLPEEVFQTLVESSGVRIERIISQGHASPPEYWYDQPQSEFVVLLQGSARLQIEGEDQPRTLKPGDVVNLPAHQKHRVESTDPNEKTVWLAIHYGS; this is translated from the coding sequence GTGGACGTAACTAACCTCTTTCGTGATCTACCGGAATCTCTGCCGGAGGAAGTGTTTCAAACGCTCGTCGAAAGTAGTGGCGTTCGTATCGAGCGGATCATCTCGCAAGGGCACGCTTCACCGCCGGAGTATTGGTACGACCAGCCGCAAAGCGAATTCGTGGTCCTATTACAGGGATCGGCCCGGCTGCAGATTGAAGGAGAAGATCAGCCGCGAACGCTCAAGCCAGGCGACGTCGTGAATCTACCTGCCCATCAAAAGCATCGGGTCGAATCGACCGATCCCAATGAGAAAACCGTTTGGCTGGCGATTCACTACGGCTCATAA
- a CDS encoding metallophosphoesterase: MAGASASPVLAQGDEPMLRIGLMTDLHYADKKPVGSRYYRETLRKIAEASAQLSEARLDFLVELGDFIDAADAVDVELGYLKTIAKPFAEICDERHYVLGNHCVDTLTKEEFLGTVEREKSYYSFDRGYFHFVVLDACFRSDGKPYGRKNSVWTDANVPPEELEWLADDLKQTDKKTIVFAHQRLDNEGSHAVNNSPDVRKILEQSNSVTAVFQGHSHANDYHQVNGIHYCTLRAMIEDSGPANNGFAILEIDRQGRLKIEGFKKQASYQWT; this comes from the coding sequence ATGGCAGGCGCCAGCGCGAGCCCGGTGCTTGCCCAAGGAGATGAGCCGATGCTGCGGATCGGTTTGATGACGGATCTGCATTACGCGGATAAAAAGCCGGTTGGATCTCGGTATTATCGCGAAACGCTGCGAAAGATTGCCGAGGCATCCGCGCAGCTTTCTGAAGCCCGCCTCGACTTTCTCGTAGAACTGGGCGACTTCATCGATGCGGCCGATGCGGTGGACGTCGAACTGGGTTACCTAAAGACAATTGCCAAGCCATTCGCCGAGATCTGCGACGAGCGTCACTATGTATTAGGTAATCACTGTGTCGACACGCTGACCAAAGAAGAGTTTCTCGGAACGGTCGAGCGAGAGAAGTCGTATTACTCGTTTGATCGCGGCTACTTCCACTTTGTTGTGCTCGACGCTTGTTTTCGCTCCGATGGCAAACCCTACGGTCGGAAGAATTCGGTCTGGACCGACGCCAATGTCCCGCCGGAAGAACTCGAGTGGTTGGCCGATGACCTCAAGCAAACGGACAAGAAGACTATCGTCTTTGCTCACCAGCGACTCGACAACGAAGGGAGTCATGCGGTCAATAACTCGCCTGACGTGCGAAAGATTCTGGAACAGTCCAACAGCGTGACAGCCGTCTTTCAAGGACATAGCCACGCCAATGACTATCACCAGGTCAACGGCATTCACTACTGCACGCTCCGAGCTATGATCGAAGATTCAGGGCCAGCGAATAATGGCTTTGCCATCCTGGAAATTGATCGCCAGGGACGCTTGAAGATCGAAGGCTTTAAAAAGCAGGCTAGTTACCAGTGGACGTAA
- a CDS encoding aldo/keto reductase codes for MIKRKLGNTGLEVTQLGYGTMGLRGPNTWGVRVVEDAAAHRFLNRVIDAGINFLDTAPDYGQAEERIGRALHSRRKEFYLATKCGCAYIQHADHIEIKHEWNKDVIQRNLETSLRRLETDYVDLMQFHGGDAVTLEQNGLIDQLLDFKKQGLVRHIGISSKLPDLPSLIELGVFETFQIPYSCLAPEHHDIITAASQAAAGVIIRGGIAHGGPDAEIQRPNLNDVWTAASLDELLTDDMTRAEFILRFTLAHPHCDTTIVGTCNEDHLEENIAAANKGPLSADMVEEVQRRVAAL; via the coding sequence ATGATCAAACGCAAACTAGGAAACACGGGGCTAGAAGTCACTCAGCTTGGCTACGGCACGATGGGCCTTCGTGGCCCAAATACCTGGGGCGTTCGTGTCGTTGAGGATGCCGCGGCCCATCGTTTTTTGAATCGCGTAATCGATGCGGGCATCAATTTCCTTGATACGGCCCCTGACTATGGACAGGCCGAAGAACGCATCGGCAGGGCACTGCATTCGCGGCGAAAAGAATTCTACCTGGCGACCAAGTGCGGATGTGCCTACATCCAGCACGCCGACCATATCGAGATCAAACACGAATGGAATAAAGACGTCATTCAGCGCAATTTGGAAACAAGCTTGCGGCGACTTGAAACCGACTACGTCGACCTCATGCAGTTTCATGGGGGTGACGCAGTCACGCTTGAGCAGAACGGCCTGATCGATCAATTGCTCGACTTCAAGAAGCAGGGCCTGGTTCGGCACATCGGCATCTCGAGCAAGCTACCTGATCTTCCCAGCCTGATCGAACTGGGCGTTTTCGAGACGTTTCAGATCCCCTATTCCTGCCTGGCCCCTGAGCATCACGATATCATCACGGCTGCAAGTCAGGCGGCAGCTGGGGTGATCATTCGAGGTGGAATCGCACACGGGGGGCCGGATGCTGAGATTCAGCGGCCGAACCTAAATGACGTCTGGACGGCCGCTAGTCTCGACGAACTGTTGACCGATGACATGACGCGGGCCGAGTTTATCTTGCGTTTTACCCTGGCTCACCCGCACTGCGATACGACCATCGTGGGCACGTGCAACGAAGATCATCTTGAAGAAAACATCGCGGCCGCAAACAAGGGGCCGTTAAGTGCCGACATGGTGGAAGAAGTGCAGCGACGCGTTGCTGCGTTATGA
- a CDS encoding CheR family methyltransferase gives MPVTTGDIDAVCELINDLCGICLDASKSYLIESRLSQIVEKHGCTSYADLVQKVRRGTDVSLKNQVVDAITTNETLFFRDSYLFEALRHKALPELIDSKEKSAFPTRLRLWSAACSTGQEPYSLAMTLAEMIPDVHRWDIQILGSDISDAVIAKASRGWYATHEIERGVSPERLQRFFIPDGNGWRIRDEIRAMCSFQRQNLLEPLGMSARFDMVFCRNVAIYFTREVRRDLFQRLAATMSPQGYLFVGAQEFLADIGPNFAPQNHCRGTFYRPNLQNIPVYV, from the coding sequence ATGCCGGTAACTACGGGCGATATCGATGCTGTGTGTGAGCTGATCAACGACTTGTGTGGGATCTGCCTCGACGCATCGAAGTCTTATCTTATTGAAAGCCGCTTAAGTCAAATTGTCGAGAAGCACGGCTGTACCAGCTACGCCGATCTCGTGCAGAAAGTACGACGCGGCACGGATGTAAGTTTGAAGAATCAGGTTGTGGACGCCATCACGACCAACGAAACTTTGTTCTTTCGAGACAGCTATCTGTTCGAGGCTTTGCGTCACAAAGCCTTGCCGGAACTGATCGACAGCAAAGAAAAGTCGGCGTTCCCCACGCGTCTCCGGCTGTGGTCCGCTGCGTGTAGCACCGGGCAAGAGCCGTATAGCCTGGCGATGACCTTGGCAGAAATGATTCCGGACGTGCATCGCTGGGACATTCAGATTCTAGGCAGCGATATCTCCGATGCGGTGATCGCCAAGGCGAGTCGCGGCTGGTATGCGACCCATGAAATCGAACGTGGTGTATCGCCAGAACGGCTACAGCGTTTCTTCATTCCCGATGGCAACGGTTGGCGGATTCGCGACGAGATCCGGGCCATGTGCAGCTTCCAGCGACAGAACCTACTTGAGCCGCTCGGGATGTCGGCCCGCTTTGATATGGTCTTCTGCCGCAATGTGGCGATCTACTTCACCCGAGAAGTACGCCGCGACCTGTTTCAGCGACTCGCGGCGACGATGAGCCCTCAAGGCTACTTATTTGTCGGAGCCCAGGAATTTCTGGCCGATATCGGTCCTAATTTCGCCCCGCAAAATCACTGTCGCGGGACGTTTTACCGGCCGAATTTGCAGAACATTCCGGTCTACGTTTAA
- a CDS encoding TfoX/Sxy family protein, with translation MAYNEEISSRIYRLLRRRKGLTGKKMFGGFAYLLHGNLCCGVRDDYIILRVGPDAYQQFLQAPNTREFAPTGRVMRGWVVVEQEGFKGEDDLRRLITQAVDFTLSLPPKDTA, from the coding sequence ATGGCATACAACGAAGAGATCTCCTCGAGAATCTATCGATTGCTGCGTCGCCGGAAAGGACTAACCGGCAAGAAGATGTTCGGTGGATTCGCCTACCTGCTGCACGGCAATCTTTGCTGCGGAGTGCGCGACGATTACATCATTCTTCGCGTCGGTCCCGATGCGTACCAGCAGTTTTTGCAAGCACCCAATACACGTGAGTTTGCTCCGACTGGCCGAGTCATGCGTGGCTGGGTTGTGGTTGAACAAGAGGGCTTCAAAGGGGAAGATGACCTACGCCGCCTGATTACTCAGGCCGTCGATTTCACTCTCTCGCTTCCTCCCAAAGACACCGCATAA
- a CDS encoding NAD(P)/FAD-dependent oxidoreductase, whose amino-acid sequence MPSVAIIGAGISGLMCARKLASRFDVRLFDKSRGVSGRMATRRAGQDEASFDHGAQYFTVRNMEVLPMLEEWIDDSIVALWRGNVCILRPDLKIQREPTPRYVAMPGMNSLGKHLARFLKVEKNTRIAKAKHTAAGWTLTTTDGDKYGPYDILVSTAPPEQSLEILGDASPFASILARQQFDPCWATMIHFEKPVPVSYDAAFVHENPLRWICRNNSKPGRNPDKECWVLHASPEWSKEHLEETPEQVTPQLLQAFSTAIGLPLGAIVNVTSHRWRYSAPADPLEEGHLWDSQSKLGIAGDWCSGARVEGAMLSGITLAKKIAG is encoded by the coding sequence ATGCCAAGCGTCGCGATTATCGGAGCCGGGATCTCAGGACTTATGTGTGCGCGCAAGCTGGCCTCTCGGTTTGATGTTCGCCTGTTTGATAAATCGCGAGGTGTTTCCGGACGCATGGCAACCCGTCGTGCTGGCCAGGACGAGGCATCGTTCGACCACGGTGCGCAGTACTTCACCGTACGCAACATGGAAGTCCTACCGATGCTCGAAGAGTGGATCGACGACAGCATCGTCGCGCTGTGGCGCGGCAACGTGTGCATCCTTCGCCCTGACTTGAAAATCCAACGAGAGCCCACGCCGCGCTACGTGGCCATGCCGGGCATGAATTCGTTAGGCAAACATCTGGCCAGGTTTCTTAAAGTGGAAAAGAACACACGTATCGCGAAAGCAAAGCACACCGCCGCCGGCTGGACGTTAACAACCACCGACGGGGACAAGTATGGCCCGTATGACATCCTGGTGAGTACCGCACCGCCTGAACAGTCGCTGGAAATCTTGGGAGACGCATCGCCATTTGCCTCGATCCTTGCCCGCCAACAGTTCGATCCCTGCTGGGCGACGATGATTCACTTCGAGAAGCCTGTCCCCGTTTCATACGACGCCGCTTTCGTACACGAAAACCCACTGCGTTGGATTTGCCGCAACAATAGCAAGCCAGGCCGAAATCCGGACAAGGAGTGCTGGGTTCTCCATGCTTCGCCTGAGTGGTCGAAGGAGCATCTGGAAGAGACGCCGGAGCAGGTCACCCCCCAGTTATTGCAAGCATTTTCCACCGCTATCGGTCTGCCGCTGGGTGCGATTGTGAACGTCACCAGTCATCGCTGGCGATACAGTGCTCCGGCCGATCCGCTGGAAGAAGGCCATTTGTGGGACTCCCAGTCAAAACTTGGGATCGCAGGTGATTGGTGCTCCGGGGCAAGGGTCGAGGGAGCAATGCTCAGCGGAATAACTTTAGCCAAGAAAATCGCCGGATAG
- a CDS encoding potassium/proton antiporter: protein MFWIDEAMLVAGTLLLLGVITSKISARYGVPMLVLFLGLGMLAGSEGVGGIEFEDYELAHAVGSLALAIILFDGGLGTTFASITTAWKPSLVLATLGVLITSLVTGLAACWILGLPLLNGMLLGSIVGSTDAAAVFSVLRTGGFALPAKLGSTLEIESGSNDPMAIFLTVGIIELLTKEVAWGGSLILLFVKQMVLGGMIGVALGYVAVWVTNRLNLDTAGLYPLLATGMALITFGLASQFGGSGFLAVYLAGIVIGNNRVVFKKGTLLFHNALAWLAQIAMFIVLGLLCFPSSLLAVGWKALGIALVLILIARPIAVAVCMLPFRFRWNEMALASWGGLKGAVPITLATFPLLFDLEEAQLIFNVVFFVVVVSALVQGWSLPWVAKKLDLDEPMPGSPPVQLEIYSLRHVDGEIFDYKIEPGSPADGKKVSELGLPEGATIALIARNDAFIPPQGKTAISPGDHVIVVVKSGAGEGLDAIFCGAASSDDCLKNE from the coding sequence ATGTTCTGGATTGACGAAGCGATGCTGGTGGCAGGGACGCTGCTGCTTTTGGGAGTGATCACCAGTAAAATCTCGGCCCGCTATGGTGTTCCGATGCTGGTACTCTTCTTGGGGCTGGGCATGCTGGCCGGGTCCGAAGGCGTTGGCGGCATCGAGTTCGAAGACTACGAACTAGCGCACGCCGTTGGTTCGCTTGCGCTGGCGATCATCTTGTTTGATGGTGGCCTGGGCACCACGTTCGCGTCGATTACGACGGCCTGGAAACCCTCGCTGGTGCTGGCCACGCTGGGCGTCCTCATCACGTCCCTGGTAACTGGCCTGGCCGCTTGTTGGATTCTTGGTCTCCCACTGCTCAACGGCATGCTACTGGGCAGTATCGTTGGCTCGACCGATGCGGCGGCTGTCTTTTCGGTACTGCGAACAGGCGGGTTTGCCTTGCCTGCCAAACTCGGTTCCACGCTCGAGATTGAAAGCGGCTCGAACGATCCGATGGCCATTTTTCTGACGGTCGGGATCATCGAACTCTTAACCAAAGAGGTCGCCTGGGGCGGCAGTTTGATTCTGCTCTTCGTCAAGCAAATGGTCTTGGGAGGAATGATCGGCGTCGCCTTGGGTTACGTCGCGGTTTGGGTGACCAACCGCCTAAACCTTGATACGGCAGGTCTCTATCCGCTGCTGGCTACTGGAATGGCACTGATTACCTTCGGCCTGGCATCGCAGTTTGGTGGAAGTGGCTTTCTGGCCGTCTACCTTGCGGGAATCGTGATCGGCAACAATCGTGTTGTCTTCAAAAAGGGAACGCTCCTGTTTCACAACGCGCTGGCATGGCTCGCGCAGATCGCCATGTTTATAGTGCTGGGACTGCTATGCTTTCCCAGTAGTTTGTTGGCCGTCGGTTGGAAGGCCCTGGGGATTGCACTGGTTCTGATCCTGATTGCTCGTCCGATTGCCGTGGCCGTCTGCATGCTGCCGTTTCGCTTCCGCTGGAACGAAATGGCATTGGCCAGTTGGGGCGGCTTGAAAGGAGCTGTTCCCATCACGCTGGCCACGTTTCCACTGCTGTTTGATTTGGAAGAAGCTCAACTGATCTTTAATGTGGTCTTCTTCGTTGTGGTTGTCTCGGCGCTGGTTCAGGGATGGTCATTGCCGTGGGTCGCGAAGAAGTTGGACTTGGACGAACCGATGCCAGGCAGCCCGCCGGTGCAGTTGGAAATCTACTCGCTGCGACATGTCGACGGAGAGATTTTCGACTACAAGATTGAACCCGGTTCACCTGCCGATGGAAAGAAGGTAAGCGAGTTGGGCCTACCCGAGGGAGCAACGATTGCCTTGATTGCCCGTAATGACGCATTCATTCCACCGCAAGGGAAAACGGCGATTTCCCCAGGCGATCATGTGATCGTGGTCGTGAAGAGCGGGGCAGGGGAGGGGCTTGACGCGATCTTCTGCGGGGCCGCATCATCCGACGATTGCCTGAAAAATGAATGA
- a CDS encoding glycoside hydrolase family 5 protein, protein MFATRLLSNILFALSIILILSTSATADDAVELAPNGTFEAPNADASWPADWGGVKTGGTWEEEDGNRFVRLKSPQPGEMVMLYQEIKLPTNLGALKLKWKQRVSDLKKGKNSWFDARIMLEFIDDQHQKVTPTPSAATTGKNTDGWVEREAEFLVPENAYWLKFMPALFNVESGTFDLDDISLQPIDPAPLREEMERKTRERLAKQQADAIKRRAKAQAMLQQWGSLIPNGDFTEQTKGLPTAWGKMSGDLSWQTEGENTFLRIHSSQPGKLSMVYRMYDIPAGTDALELTWKQRISDLKTGKMPWHDARIMIEFQGIDGKKLSSKPSPAYTQKNTDGWVEKSKSFLVPEDALTVILMPSLFEVASGTFDIDNLQLKPTSPEPLLAAVKLREEEAKFRHVPREEPNKANWPKMLKVVGNRVHDTDGNDVWLQGVNAGGLETLPQDKQQIKSTVVAIDDWKANCVRVPIKDEFWYGKSHYQNDGGKEYRETIDRIVNLAANRGAYVVIDLHKYRAPKQEYVDFWKDCAAVYKNHPAVLFDLMNEPHGINWEVWRNGGFVGTKSGTDESAFLNDEEKKKNQGFESVGMQALVDAVRSTGAKNIVIAGGLSWCNDLTGIAEGYALDDPTGNGVMYSWHTYHWHTDWEKRVLPAAAKYPIFLGEVGADIKKMDFIPAEAQEDPYTWVPDMLGFIQKHHIHWTGWCFHPKASPIMIEDWKYTPTPFWGQFAKDALSGKKFELKRTR, encoded by the coding sequence ATGTTCGCGACGCGACTTCTGAGCAATATTCTATTCGCGCTGTCCATCATTCTGATCCTTTCGACTTCGGCTACGGCCGATGACGCCGTAGAACTGGCCCCCAACGGTACGTTTGAAGCACCCAATGCCGACGCAAGTTGGCCAGCCGACTGGGGTGGAGTCAAAACAGGTGGGACCTGGGAAGAGGAAGACGGCAATCGGTTCGTCCGTCTGAAAAGTCCTCAGCCCGGCGAGATGGTGATGCTGTACCAGGAGATCAAGCTCCCGACCAATTTGGGTGCATTGAAACTGAAATGGAAGCAGCGCGTCAGCGATTTGAAGAAGGGTAAGAACTCGTGGTTTGATGCCCGGATCATGCTCGAATTCATTGACGATCAGCATCAAAAAGTTACGCCAACACCCAGTGCCGCAACGACCGGCAAAAATACCGATGGCTGGGTCGAACGCGAAGCGGAATTTCTGGTTCCTGAGAACGCTTACTGGCTGAAGTTCATGCCGGCCCTCTTCAACGTGGAATCAGGCACTTTTGACCTGGATGACATCTCGCTGCAACCGATCGACCCCGCTCCGCTTCGTGAAGAGATGGAACGAAAAACCCGAGAGCGGCTTGCGAAGCAACAAGCGGACGCCATCAAGCGACGTGCGAAAGCCCAGGCAATGCTTCAGCAGTGGGGCTCGCTCATACCCAATGGCGATTTCACGGAGCAGACCAAGGGACTTCCCACGGCCTGGGGCAAAATGTCCGGCGATCTTTCTTGGCAGACCGAAGGCGAGAATACGTTTCTGCGGATCCACTCCTCGCAGCCTGGGAAGCTGTCGATGGTGTATCGGATGTACGATATTCCTGCTGGGACCGACGCGTTAGAGCTCACGTGGAAGCAGCGCATTTCTGATCTGAAAACCGGCAAGATGCCTTGGCACGACGCTCGCATCATGATCGAGTTTCAAGGCATCGATGGCAAAAAGCTTTCCTCGAAGCCGTCTCCTGCGTATACGCAAAAGAATACCGATGGCTGGGTCGAGAAGAGCAAGTCGTTTCTGGTTCCTGAAGATGCTTTGACCGTGATCTTGATGCCAAGTCTGTTTGAGGTAGCGTCTGGCACCTTTGACATCGACAACCTTCAATTGAAACCAACCAGCCCAGAACCTCTGCTGGCTGCCGTGAAACTTCGTGAAGAAGAAGCCAAGTTCCGTCATGTCCCGCGGGAAGAACCTAACAAAGCCAACTGGCCAAAGATGCTGAAAGTCGTCGGCAATCGCGTTCACGACACCGACGGCAACGACGTGTGGCTGCAAGGCGTGAATGCTGGTGGCCTGGAGACGCTTCCTCAGGACAAGCAACAGATCAAATCGACGGTTGTTGCAATCGACGATTGGAAAGCCAACTGTGTTCGCGTGCCGATCAAGGACGAATTCTGGTACGGTAAGAGCCACTACCAAAACGATGGCGGCAAGGAGTACCGCGAGACGATCGACCGAATCGTCAACCTGGCGGCGAATCGTGGTGCCTACGTCGTGATTGATTTACACAAGTACCGCGCGCCGAAACAGGAATATGTCGACTTCTGGAAAGACTGCGCGGCGGTCTATAAGAACCATCCGGCCGTGCTATTTGACCTGATGAATGAACCGCATGGGATCAACTGGGAAGTCTGGCGAAACGGAGGCTTCGTGGGAACCAAAAGCGGGACCGACGAGTCTGCCTTTTTGAACGACGAAGAGAAGAAGAAAAACCAAGGCTTCGAGTCGGTCGGGATGCAGGCCCTGGTGGACGCAGTTCGCTCGACCGGTGCGAAAAACATCGTGATCGCTGGCGGTCTGTCGTGGTGCAACGATCTAACCGGGATCGCCGAAGGCTACGCGTTGGATGACCCAACTGGCAACGGAGTCATGTACTCTTGGCACACTTACCACTGGCATACCGATTGGGAAAAGCGAGTCCTCCCGGCAGCCGCGAAGTACCCGATCTTCCTGGGTGAAGTGGGTGCCGATATCAAAAAGATGGATTTCATCCCGGCAGAAGCTCAGGAAGATCCTTATACCTGGGTTCCCGATATGCTCGGCTTCATTCAGAAGCATCATATCCACTGGACCGGCTGGTGTTTTCATCCCAAGGCGTCCCCAATCATGATTGAGGACTGGAAATATACGCCCACTCCGTTTTGGGGTCAGTTCGCTAAGGATGCCTTAAGTGGCAAGAAGTTTGAGCTGAAAAGAACGCGGTAG